CGTCGCCCTCGGGATCCTGGACCGCGATCTGGTAGAGGGCGTAGCGGTCGGCCCGGGCGGCGGCGGTGGCGCCGCGGCGCCGTGCGACAGGGGGGGGCTGCGGCCCCGATGCCCCGAGCCGCAGATCCCGCAAGGAGTCCCGCATCCACACCCCCGTTCTGCGCGCGCGCTGCGCGCGAGCGGAGCAGCTTCGTGCGCGCTCCTCCCCTGCGCAAGAGCGCGGGAGGGCGGCGGCCGCGTCACCTTCGCGGCGCCGTGCGGACCCACGGAACAGCGGAGGTGTGCGTCATGCCCGAGCTGATGGCCGAGCTGGAGCGGCGCGGGCAGCGCCGCGTGCAGCCCCGGACCGCGTGCGAGCTCTTCGTCGGCGCGCGCCGCTTCGAGGGCACGATCGAGGACGTCTCGCGCGGCGGTGCGTTCGTGCGGACCGACGCGCCGGTGCGGCGCGGCGCGCGGGTCCGCGTGCGCTGGGAGGGTGAGGAGCGCTTCGCGCTGGTGGTGCACGAGCGCCCGGTGCCCTCGTTCCTGCGTTGGGTCTCGACGCCGGGGATCGGGCTGCGCTGGACGCCGCTCGATTCCGCGCGTCCGCTCTGAGCGGAGCACGGGGACCGCACCCTCGGGGGTTCCTGTCGGCCACTTGACAGAAGTCGGGCGGCTCGCCTAGATACGAATCGGGTTCCGATTCGCAACGAGGGCCGCCGGTGTCCGCTTCCCCTCCGCTCCACCCGCTCCCGCTCGCGAGCGTCGCGCGCCCGAAGCAGGCCCGCAGCGAGGCGACCCTGCAGCGGCTGCTCGACGCCGCCGAGGCGCTGATCGAGGAGACCGGCTCCGCGGAGATCTCGATCCCGGCGATCGTGCGCCGCGCGCGCTCGTCGGTGGGTGGCTTCTACGCGCGCTTCCGCGACAAGACCGAGCTCCTGCGCGCGCTCGAGGAGCGCTTCTTCCGCGAGCAGCAGGCCCGCCTCGAGCGCCTCACCCGGCCCGAGGCCTGGGGCCAGGCGGGCGTCGCGGAGATCGTGCGCTTCTGCGCGGCCGAGCTGGTCGGGGTCTTCCGCCAGCACCGCACGCTGATCCGTGCCTTCGTGGCGCGCGCGATCCACGACCTCGAGTTCCGCGGCGAGGCGCAGCGCTTCGAGCGCGCGGTGGCCGACCGCGTGACGGCGCTCCTGCTCTCGCGCCCGGACGCGATCGGCCATCCGCGGCCGGCGCTCGGCGTCCGGGTCGCGGTCGCGATCGTGTTCGGCGCGATGACCGCCGGCGTGCTCTTCGGCGACCCGCGCGACGGCATCGCTTCGCTGCCCGCCGAGGAGGCCGCCGAGGAGCTCGCGCGGAACTTCCTCGGTCACCTGCAGGTCCGCTCGGCCGCACCCTGAACCCAGGAGAGCACGTCCCCGTGCGTTATTCCCAGCGCAATCCCCTTCCGATCCCCGCCGCCGGTGAGTTCCAGCGCGTCTCTTCGACGATCGACGCCGTCTTCGACTGGCAGTACGAGCTGAAGCGCCAGAAGCTGATGGAGCTCTACGAGAAGGGGAAGGCGGCCACCTGGAACGCCACCGACCTCGACTGGTCGATCGACGTGGACATCGAGAAGATGGTGTCGCAGCGCCAGATGGCGGGCGGGGGCGGCGTCGTCAACCAGTTCCTGGCCCCCCCGCGCCCGCTCGACGAGCGCGAGGCGCTGACCCTCAACCTGAACATGAACGCCTTCATGCTCTCGCAGTTCCTGCACGGCGAGCAGGGCGCGCTCCTGGCGACGGCCAAGATCGTGGAGACGGTGCCCTGGGCGGAGGCCAAGTTCTACGCCGCCAACCAGGTGGCCGACGAGGCCCGTCACGTCGAGGTGTACCACCGCTACCTCACCGAGAAGCTCGGCGTCTCCTACGAGGTCCACCCGAGCCTCGCGACGATGCTCGACGACATCCTCCGCGACTCGCGCTGGGACGTCACCTACCTCGGCATGCAGATCCTGATCGAAGGGCTCGCGCTGGCCGCCTTCGGCATGCAGAAGCTCATGATGGCCGAGGAGCCGCTGATCGTGGACATCACGACGCGGATCATGGCCGACGAGTCGCGACACGTGGCCTTCGGCGTGATCTCGCTCGAGGAGGTCTACCAGGGGATGTCGGCTGCCGAGCTGCGCGAGCGCGAGGACTTCGTGATCGAGGCCACGCACCTGATGCGCGAGCGGCTGCTCATGCAGCCGGTCTTCGAGCGCCTCGGCTGGCCGCTCGAGGTGTGGATGCCGTGGGCGCTCGAGACCCCCTTCATGCGCGGCTTCCGGCAGATGCTCTTCTCGAAGATCGTGCCCAACCTGAAGCGCCTGGGGCTGCTCACGCCGCGCGTGCGCGAGGCGTACGCGAAGCTCGACCTGCTGCGCTTCGAGCATCTGAAGGACTCCGTCGAGGACCCCGAGGTGCAGCCGCCGGCCGAGCTGGTGCAGCTCCTGCTCCAGGTACTGGCGAGCCGCCAGGCGGAGACGCCGGGCGCGCCGGGCTGAGCCTCACCGGGTCGCCAGGAACGCGCTCGCACGCCCCGCCGGCAACCCTCTCAGGGGCCGGCGCGCTCGACCTCCAGCTCGTGTCCGCGGAGCCGCCGCACCCGGACCGGTTCGCCCGCGGCGATCGGCGCCGTACCGGCCGCGCGCCGCGCGCGCCAGCGCTCCGGCCCGATCCGCACCCAGCCCTCGTCGTCGATCACGGTGTCGGCGACGCCGCTCTCGCCGATCGGTCCGTGGGGCGCGCGGCCGTCGGGCTCGTAGGCGCGCCGCACGACCGGGTAGAGGAGGGCGTCCTTCGCGAGCCAGGCGGCCATGCCGGCCAGCGCCCAGGGCAGCGGCAGAGCCCACCAGCGCATCGCGAGCGCGAGAATCACGGCGGCCAGGAGCCAGCCCGGCGCCTGGAGGAGCAGGTAGCGCCGCAGGGTGCCGGCGGCGGGCGCACGCGGCGCGCTCATGCGAAGCGCTTGATGAGCGCCTTCTCGAGCTTCGTGTAGGGCGGGTAGCCGAGCTTCGGGTCGATCCGGGTGCTCTTCTTGAGCACCGGCTTCCAGTGGCTCATCGCGTCGAAGCCGTGCTTGCCGTGGTAGGCGCCCATCCCGCTCTCGCCGACGCCGCCGAAGGGCAGGTTCGGGTTGGCGAGGTGCCAGATCGCCGCGTTCACCGTGACGCCGCCGGCGCTGGTCCGCTCGAGGACCGCCTCCTCGACGGCCTGGCGGCGCGTGAAGACGTAGAGCGCCAAGGGCTTCGGGCGCGCGTTCACGAACCCGATCGCCTGCTCCATGTCGCGCACCGGCAGCACGGGCAGGATCGGGCCGAAGATCTCCTCCTGCATCACCGGCGAGTCCGGGGACACGTCGCGCAGGATCGTGGGCGCGACGTAACGGTCGGCGCGGTCCACCTGTCCGCCGATCACCGCCGTCCCGCTCTCGAGGAGCTTCGCGAGCCGGTCGACGTGCTGCTCGTTCACGATCCGCGCGAGATCGGGGCTCTGCTGGGGCGCGTCGCCGTAGAACGTCCGCACCCAGTGGGCGAGGCGCTCGACGAGCTCGCGCTCGCGCGCCTCGTGCACCAGCACGTAGTCGGGCGCCACGCAGGTCTGCCCGCAGTTCAGGAACTTGCCCCAGGCGATCCGGCGCGCCGCCACGTCGAGGTCCACGTCCTCGTCCACCAGGCAGGGGCTCTTGCCGCCGAGCTCGAGCGTGACCGGCGTCAGGTGCTTCGCGGCCGCCGCCATCACGATCCGGCCCACCCGGCCGTTCCCGGTGTAGAAGATGTGGTCCCAGCGTTCGGCCAGCAGCGCCTGGGTCTCGGCGACGCCGCCCTCGACGATCGCGTAGGCATCGGGGTCGAGATAGCGCGGGAGCAGCCCGGCGAGCGCGGCGGAGACGTGCGGCGTCACCTCGGAGGGCTTGATCAGCGCGGCGTTGCCCGCCGCGATCGCCGCCGCGAGCGGGGCCAGCGCGAGCTGCACCGGGTAGTTCCAGGGCGCGATCACCAGCACCACGCCGACCGGCTCGGGCACGATCCACGAGCGGGCGGGCTGGATCTGGAGCGGCGTCGCGACCCGGCGCGGCTTCATCCAGCGCCGGAGCTGCTTGCGGGCGATGTCGATCTCGCCGATCGCGAAGCCGACGTCCGTGACCCAGCCCTCGGGGTCGGGCTTGCGCAGGTCGGCCTCGAGCGCGCGGACCAGCGCGTCGCCGTTCTCGTGGAGCAGCGCGCGCAGCCGGTCGAGCTGGGCGAGCCGGTACGCGGCGGGGCGCGTGCGGCCCGCGTCGAAGGTCGCCCGCAGGCGGGCGACCCGCTCGGGGATCGCGTCGACGGGGCTGGCGGGCTGCGGGGCGGCGCTCATGGGAACCTCCGGGGCGCGGGCGCGCGGGAGCGCCCCGAGTGTAGCCTGCCGGGATGGATCCGACTCCGGCAGCGCGGCCGCGCGTCCCCTCATGACGGTGGAGCCCGCTCCGGCGCCCGCGCTGCTCGCCCTCGAGCCCCCGCTCCGGCTCGCCGCCTTCGCCGTCGTGTTCGTGCTGATGGCGCTCTGGGAGCGCCGGGCGCCACGGCGCCCGCTCGCGATCGGGCGCCGGCGGCGCTGGCCGGGCAACCTCGGCATCGCCGTGCTCGACACGCTGCTGCTCCGCCTCCTGCTGCCCACCGCCGCGTTCGGGACGGCGCTGCTCGGCGAGGCGCGCGCCTGGGGGCTCCTGCCGGCGCTCGGCGTGTCGGGCTGGCCCGCGGTGGTCACCGCCGTCGTGGTGCTCGATCTGGCGATCTACCTCCAGCACGTGCTCTTCCACGCGCTGCCCCTGCTGTGGCGCCTGCACCGGATGCACCACGCCGATCTCGACGTGGACGTCACGACCGGGAACCGCTTCCACCCGATCGAGATCCTGCTCTCGATGCTCTGGAAGATCGCGGTCGTGGTGGCGCTCGGCGCCCCCGCGGCCGCCGTGCTCCTCTTCGAGGTCCTGCTCAACGCGACCGCGCTCTTCGG
This genomic stretch from Deltaproteobacteria bacterium harbors:
- a CDS encoding PilZ domain-containing protein, whose amino-acid sequence is MPELMAELERRGQRRVQPRTACELFVGARRFEGTIEDVSRGGAFVRTDAPVRRGARVRVRWEGEERFALVVHERPVPSFLRWVSTPGIGLRWTPLDSARPL
- a CDS encoding TetR/AcrR family transcriptional regulator; translated protein: MSASPPLHPLPLASVARPKQARSEATLQRLLDAAEALIEETGSAEISIPAIVRRARSSVGGFYARFRDKTELLRALEERFFREQQARLERLTRPEAWGQAGVAEIVRFCAAELVGVFRQHRTLIRAFVARAIHDLEFRGEAQRFERAVADRVTALLLSRPDAIGHPRPALGVRVAVAIVFGAMTAGVLFGDPRDGIASLPAEEAAEELARNFLGHLQVRSAAP
- a CDS encoding ferritin-like domain-containing protein, with the protein product MRYSQRNPLPIPAAGEFQRVSSTIDAVFDWQYELKRQKLMELYEKGKAATWNATDLDWSIDVDIEKMVSQRQMAGGGGVVNQFLAPPRPLDEREALTLNLNMNAFMLSQFLHGEQGALLATAKIVETVPWAEAKFYAANQVADEARHVEVYHRYLTEKLGVSYEVHPSLATMLDDILRDSRWDVTYLGMQILIEGLALAAFGMQKLMMAEEPLIVDITTRIMADESRHVAFGVISLEEVYQGMSAAELREREDFVIEATHLMRERLLMQPVFERLGWPLEVWMPWALETPFMRGFRQMLFSKIVPNLKRLGLLTPRVREAYAKLDLLRFEHLKDSVEDPEVQPPAELVQLLLQVLASRQAETPGAPG
- a CDS encoding aldehyde dehydrogenase family protein, with translation MSAAPQPASPVDAIPERVARLRATFDAGRTRPAAYRLAQLDRLRALLHENGDALVRALEADLRKPDPEGWVTDVGFAIGEIDIARKQLRRWMKPRRVATPLQIQPARSWIVPEPVGVVLVIAPWNYPVQLALAPLAAAIAAGNAALIKPSEVTPHVSAALAGLLPRYLDPDAYAIVEGGVAETQALLAERWDHIFYTGNGRVGRIVMAAAAKHLTPVTLELGGKSPCLVDEDVDLDVAARRIAWGKFLNCGQTCVAPDYVLVHEARERELVERLAHWVRTFYGDAPQQSPDLARIVNEQHVDRLAKLLESGTAVIGGQVDRADRYVAPTILRDVSPDSPVMQEEIFGPILPVLPVRDMEQAIGFVNARPKPLALYVFTRRQAVEEAVLERTSAGGVTVNAAIWHLANPNLPFGGVGESGMGAYHGKHGFDAMSHWKPVLKKSTRIDPKLGYPPYTKLEKALIKRFA
- a CDS encoding sterol desaturase family protein, with the translated sequence MTVEPAPAPALLALEPPLRLAAFAVVFVLMALWERRAPRRPLAIGRRRRWPGNLGIAVLDTLLLRLLLPTAAFGTALLGEARAWGLLPALGVSGWPAVVTAVVVLDLAIYLQHVLFHALPLLWRLHRMHHADLDVDVTTGNRFHPIEILLSMLWKIAVVVALGAPAAAVLLFEVLLNATALFGHGNVRLAGPLDRALRWLLVTPDMHRVHHSAVPAETGSNFGFNLSCWDRLLGTYRAAPAAGHERMTIGLEAFRDPGELRLDRMLSQPFRTR